In the genome of Pseudoliparis swirei isolate HS2019 ecotype Mariana Trench chromosome 3, NWPU_hadal_v1, whole genome shotgun sequence, one region contains:
- the LOC130211680 gene encoding uncharacterized protein LOC130211680 isoform X3, which yields METHELQRSLEGIVNMIHIPQRSQSTSVERPPHIDLPPSLHRWAAPEVIKRRACTAQADIYSLCALIQEVYTDCEPWGTVDQHGIKQAMDAGEALVVDSSIPQPYYDVVLRGLQHHPQDRTCSLQGLCYTLQQDIKVGLTLHGHIYVHTFSSYYFQNAHGRILRSLSGPVCALQRFSLEEQMTGGLCEQDRGPEVQATAQHRPIVGEPVQSVVHRTVRLVTGQAERHVHLDKHLYRGAKPQPGRERTEGESTFRQVYPYAGMLPLLGEFDSVSSEEEPEEEPEAHIDREFVEQLDDLNIATDQQMSTIAVNLKVSRELLRQSSRSLDKVEKHLQLDHSASSRASSVSSFSTSSTNRSGVSAAVGPPSKHYSLFPHRGDAWGKKLEAQLLSRDWELLSQEELALWLSYYPAEQQQREGGRLRTGSRPVGADPDEEEPSLYRSALDSSLLHTLSEKQQTSSSSPENADVTMEVCRPAASGSQLLDTHNNTKYESFPDSDPDASGTQAQSTANPLMEQLDSALLAELSSITDSPAQPEKNLHGIRGNGRAPSCYSTPRSPGVRRHVMPAMREAGLPDFPVCMAESFTTPPGKPPPFKAESASSPEGFITASQEEELVDPIFPSFTAHRGCSTEEEEGPEQSEERQNGGSQSPARVYDEEEEEGAQEKLMEMQRESQLQGKTGGENMVMEEEKGGEHVEEEEQHGSECSGENQQTIKNMNISKYIYGFLINNIMLLVFFFFLNSRHCKWIIFNF from the exons ATGGAAACGCATGAACTACAGAGATCATTGGAAGGCATTGTCAACATGATTCATATTCCCCAACG CAGTCAGAGTACAAGTGTGGAACGCCCCCCGCACATAGACCTGCCCCCCAGCCTCCACAGATGGGCCGCTCCAGAGGTCATTAAGCGGCGAGCGTGCACGGCGCAGGCCGACATCTACAGTCTGTGCGCTCTGATCCAGGAAGTCTACACAG ACTGTGAACCGTGGGGCACAGTGGACCAGCACGGGATCAAACAGGCGATGGATGCAGGCGAGGCCCTGGTAGTAGACAGCAGCATTCCACAGCCTTATTATGATGTGGTCCTGAGAGGTCTGCAGCACCACCCACAGGACCGCACATGCAGCCTGCAGGGCCTGTGCTACACCCTACAGCAGGACATCAAGGTGGGCCTCACCCTGCACGGTCATATTTATGTTCATACCTTCTCGAGTTACTATTTCCAGAATGCACACGGACGCATCCTCAGAAGTCTTTCTGGGCCTGTTTGTGCGCTGCAGAGGTTCTccctggaggagcagatgacTGGTGGGCTGTGTGAACAAGATCGGGGGCCCGAGGTCCAGGCCACAGCACAGCATAGGCCCATTGTTGGGGAACCAGTACAGAGCG TTGTCCATAGGACTGTCAGACTAGTCACAGGGCAGGCAGAAAGACATGTCCACCTGGACAAACATCTGTACAGAGGAGCAAAGCCACAGCCGGGGAGAGAACGTACGGAGGGAGAATCCACGTTCCGCCAGGTGTACCCTTATGCAGGCATGCTTCCTCTGCTCGGTGAGTTTGACTCAGTCAGTTCCGAGGAAGAACCAGAGGAAGAACCAGAGGCGCACATAGACAGGGAGTTCGTGGAGCAGCTGGATGACCTGAACATAGCAACGGATCAGCAGATGAGCACCATTGCGGTGAACCTCAAAGTGTCCCGAGAGCTGCTGCGGCAGTCCAGCAGGAGCCTGGACAAAGTGGAAAAGCACCTCCAGCTGGACCACAGCGCCTCCTCTCGCGCCTCCTCCGTCTCGTCCTTCTCGACGTCCTCCACGAACCGTTCAGGAGTGAGCGCCGCTGTTGGACCGCCCTCGAAGCATTACAGCCTCTTTCCGCACAGGGGAGATGCTTGGGGAAAGAAGCTGGAGGCCCAGCTTCTAAGCAGGGACTGGGAACTGCTGAGCCAGGAGGAGCTGGCTCTATGGCTGAGCTACTATCCAgccgagcagcagcagagggaggGGGGCCGCCTCAGGACAGGGAGCCGGCCGGTGGGAGCTGATCCGGACGAGGAGGAGCCGAGCCTGTACAGATCAGCTCTGGACAGCAGCCTTCTCCACACCCTCTCTGAGAAGCAGCAG ACGTCTTCCAGTTCTCCAGAAAACGCAGACGTTACAATGGAGGTGTGCCGGCCAGCAGCGAGTGGGAGCCAACTGTTAGATACTCACAACAACACCA AATATGAGAGCTTCCCAGACAGTGATCCTGATGCCAGTGGAACACAGGCTCAGTCTACAGCTAACCCTCTCAT ggaacAGTTAGACTCGGCTCTGCTGGCAGAGCTCTCCAGCATCACAGACTCTCCAGCTCAGCCTGAGAAGAATCTCCACGGTATCCGTGGTAACGGGAGAGCCCCGTCCTGTTACAGTACCCCACGCAGCCCGG GCGTACGCCGGCATGTGATGCCGGCCATGAGAGAGGCCGGTCTCCCAGACTTCCCCGTCTGCATGGCTGAGAGTTTCACCACACCACCAGGAAAG CCCCCCCCTTTCAAGGCAGAATCGGCCAGCAGTCCAGAGGGCTTCATCACGGCCagccaggaggaagagctggtAGACCCCATCTTTCCCAGCTTCACGGCCCACAGAGGCTGCAgcactgaggaagaggaaggacccGAGCAGAGTGAAGAGAGGCAGAATGGAGGCAGTCAAAGCCCAGCGAGGGTgtacgacgaggaggaggaggagggtgctcAAGAGAAGCTCATGGAAATGCAGAGAGAATCACAGCTGCAGGGCAAGACTGGAGGAGAaaacatggtgatggaggaggagaaaggaggcgagcatgttgaggaagaggagcagcatgGCTCCGAGTGTAGTGGTGAGAACCAACAGACCATCAAAAACATGAATATCTCTAAGTATATTTATGGATTCCTTATCAACAATATTATGttgttggttttctttttttttttaaatagccgaCATTGTAAGTggattatttttaatttctaa